From Ramlibacter agri, a single genomic window includes:
- the senA gene encoding selenoneine synthase SenA → MEATWRGYSADGPSPAQALRRGLAADVRAALLAARERTLALADDWQAALGRSWPGVPYAAERNPPLWELGHLAWFQEYWIARNRQRALGTRCDPAHARAPSLLPRADQWYDSSRVAHRTRWELALPDAAGTRDYLARTLERTLALLSDLPPDAGDDALYFYRLVTLHELMHAEAFQYMAEGLGLAVRAPAVPDVDEAVELAVPAQSFRLGPEQGGFAFDNELQPQALEVDAFRIDAQPLSWARYLPFVEAGGYEDLAWWSEEGRRWLAAQRVRFPLYLRWGPSGWEQAAGGRWQRLRLQQAAQHLSAHEAEAWCRWAGRRLPTEPEWECAARHQPGFLWGQAWEWTASVFAPHPGFAPHPYRDYSAPWFGTRRVLRGACQATSAFLAHACYRNFFEPHRRDVYAGLRSCALP, encoded by the coding sequence ATGGAAGCGACATGGCGCGGTTATAGCGCGGATGGACCTTCGCCTGCCCAGGCCCTGCGCCGCGGCCTGGCGGCGGATGTGCGCGCGGCCTTGCTGGCCGCGCGCGAGCGTACTTTGGCATTGGCCGACGACTGGCAGGCGGCCCTGGGCCGCAGCTGGCCGGGCGTGCCTTACGCGGCGGAACGCAATCCGCCGCTGTGGGAGCTGGGCCACCTGGCCTGGTTCCAGGAATACTGGATCGCGCGCAACCGGCAGCGCGCGCTGGGCACGCGTTGCGATCCGGCGCATGCGCGCGCGCCTTCGCTGTTGCCGCGCGCGGACCAGTGGTACGACTCGAGCCGGGTGGCGCACCGCACCCGCTGGGAGCTGGCGCTGCCCGATGCCGCGGGGACGCGCGACTACCTCGCGCGCACGCTGGAGCGCACGCTGGCGCTGCTGTCCGACCTGCCGCCCGACGCCGGCGACGACGCGCTGTACTTCTATCGCCTGGTCACGCTGCACGAACTGATGCACGCCGAAGCCTTCCAGTACATGGCCGAAGGCCTGGGGCTGGCGGTGCGTGCGCCCGCGGTGCCGGACGTCGATGAGGCGGTGGAGCTGGCCGTGCCTGCGCAGAGCTTCCGGCTGGGCCCGGAGCAGGGCGGCTTCGCCTTCGACAACGAGCTGCAGCCGCAGGCGCTGGAGGTGGACGCCTTCCGCATCGATGCACAGCCCCTGAGCTGGGCCCGCTACCTGCCCTTCGTGGAGGCGGGCGGCTACGAGGACCTCGCCTGGTGGAGCGAGGAAGGGCGGCGCTGGCTGGCGGCGCAGCGCGTGCGCTTCCCGCTGTACCTGCGCTGGGGGCCATCCGGCTGGGAGCAGGCCGCGGGCGGACGCTGGCAGCGGCTGCGCCTGCAGCAGGCCGCGCAGCACCTGAGCGCGCACGAGGCCGAGGCCTGGTGCCGCTGGGCCGGCCGGCGCCTGCCGACCGAGCCCGAATGGGAATGCGCCGCGCGCCACCAGCCCGGCTTCCTGTGGGGCCAGGCCTGGGAGTGGACGGCCAGCGTGTTCGCGCCGCATCCGGGCTTCGCGCCACATCCTTATCGCGACTACTCGGCGCCGTGGTTCGGCACGCGGCGCGTGCTGCGCGGGGCCTGCCAGGCGACTTCAGCCTTCCTGGCGCATGCGTGCTATCGCAATTTCTTCGAGCCGCACCGGCGGGATGTCTACGCCGGCTTGCGGTCCTGCGCGCTGCCCTGA
- a CDS encoding methyl-accepting chemotaxis protein has protein sequence MGATTVFQRFHKLRVPHKLTLLVALQTIALLLACGWGLAAVQAQPEAWQQLAGVYAVLAPVAILLAVAIAISTQRGLLNALRHAASAARSVADGDLGIEVRGGGQGEMGKMLRAQGEMLGHLRTLVGDVMVSAHTVADTSAQLAQGSQHLSERTEEQASTLEETAGALQELTSTVARNAQDAQKAAQLASGASDVARRGGGVVGEVVSTMDGISAASRRIADITSVIDGIAFQTNILALNAAVEAARAGDQGRGFAVVAAEVRSLAQRSATAAREIKELIADSTQKVEAGTARVAAAGRTMHEVVAAVAQVNELVAGIATASTQQSAGIEQVGAAVSRMDQAVQHNASLVEEAAAAAEAMRQQAAVLVRSVSRFRLGGGTQPAALSGS, from the coding sequence ATGGGTGCCACCACTGTGTTCCAGCGCTTCCACAAACTCCGTGTCCCCCACAAGCTCACGCTGCTGGTGGCCTTGCAGACCATCGCGCTGCTCCTGGCTTGCGGCTGGGGCCTGGCCGCGGTGCAGGCGCAGCCCGAGGCCTGGCAGCAGCTGGCCGGGGTCTATGCCGTGCTGGCGCCAGTCGCCATCCTGCTGGCTGTCGCGATCGCGATTTCTACCCAGCGCGGGCTGCTGAACGCCCTGCGGCACGCCGCCTCGGCGGCCCGCAGCGTCGCCGACGGCGACCTCGGCATCGAGGTGCGTGGGGGCGGCCAGGGCGAGATGGGCAAGATGCTGCGCGCGCAGGGCGAGATGCTCGGCCACCTGCGCACGCTGGTCGGCGACGTGATGGTGTCCGCGCACACGGTGGCCGACACCAGCGCGCAGCTGGCGCAAGGCAGCCAGCACCTGTCGGAGCGCACCGAGGAACAGGCCAGCACGCTGGAGGAAACGGCCGGCGCGCTGCAGGAACTGACCTCCACGGTGGCGCGCAACGCGCAGGACGCGCAGAAGGCCGCGCAGCTGGCCAGCGGCGCCTCGGACGTGGCGCGCCGCGGTGGCGGCGTGGTGGGCGAGGTGGTGAGCACCATGGACGGCATTTCCGCCGCGTCGCGCCGCATCGCCGACATCACCAGCGTGATCGATGGCATCGCCTTCCAGACCAACATCCTCGCGCTCAACGCCGCGGTCGAAGCGGCGCGTGCCGGCGACCAGGGCCGCGGCTTCGCGGTGGTCGCCGCCGAAGTGCGCAGCCTGGCGCAACGCAGCGCCACGGCCGCGCGCGAGATCAAGGAGCTGATCGCCGACTCCACGCAGAAGGTGGAAGCCGGCACGGCGCGCGTAGCCGCCGCCGGCCGCACGATGCACGAAGTGGTGGCCGCGGTGGCGCAGGTGAACGAACTGGTCGCCGGCATCGCCACCGCGAGCACGCAGCAGAGTGCGGGCATCGAGCAGGTCGGCGCGGCCGTCAGCCGCATGGACCAGGCCGTGCAGCACAACGCTTCGCTGGTGGAAGAGGCCGCGGCCGCCGCCGAGGCGATGCGGCAACAGGCCGCCGTGCTGGTGCGCTCGGTCAGCCGCTTCCGGCTGGGCGGCGGGACCCAGCCCGCTGCGCTCAGCGGATCGTGA
- the senB gene encoding selenoneine biosynthesis selenosugar synthase SenB: protein MSLPSLVIVSPAAANANNGNARTAERWAGFLADGCAVRIVQRWPDEAAAGDAAMIALHARRSAPAIRAWAQAHPGRGLAVVLTGTDLYQDIAVDADAQRSLEFAQQLVALQECGAEALPPAQRSKARTIYQSSPAQPPLAKPGGALQAVMVGHLRPVKAPQTLWAAAHLLRTSEGITFTHIGDASGDATLRDEATATARDCPHYRWLGALPHAQTLERIRAAHVLVHTSTLEGGAHAILEAVNCGTPVLASRVPGNVGMLGADYAGYFPAGDAPALAALLRACQDPASGLLARLAAQCALRAPLFAPAAERSAVLRLAQDLLEAP from the coding sequence ATGTCGCTTCCATCGCTCGTGATCGTAAGCCCGGCGGCGGCCAACGCCAACAACGGCAATGCGCGCACGGCGGAGCGCTGGGCCGGCTTCCTCGCCGACGGCTGTGCCGTGCGCATCGTGCAGCGCTGGCCCGACGAGGCGGCCGCGGGCGACGCCGCCATGATCGCCCTGCATGCGCGCCGCAGCGCACCGGCGATCCGCGCCTGGGCCCAGGCCCATCCGGGGCGCGGGCTGGCCGTGGTGCTGACCGGCACCGACCTCTACCAGGACATCGCGGTCGACGCCGACGCGCAGCGCTCGCTCGAATTCGCGCAGCAGCTGGTGGCGCTGCAGGAATGCGGGGCCGAGGCGCTGCCGCCCGCGCAGCGCTCCAAGGCCCGCACCATCTACCAGTCGAGCCCCGCGCAGCCGCCCCTGGCCAAGCCCGGCGGCGCGCTGCAGGCCGTGATGGTGGGCCACCTGCGACCGGTGAAGGCGCCGCAGACGCTGTGGGCCGCCGCGCACCTGCTGCGCACCAGCGAAGGCATCACGTTCACCCACATCGGCGACGCCAGCGGCGACGCGACGCTGCGCGACGAAGCGACGGCCACTGCGCGCGATTGCCCGCACTACCGCTGGCTCGGCGCGCTGCCGCATGCGCAGACGCTGGAGCGCATCCGCGCCGCCCACGTGCTGGTCCACACCAGCACGCTGGAAGGCGGCGCCCACGCGATCCTGGAGGCCGTCAACTGCGGCACGCCGGTGCTGGCCTCGCGCGTGCCGGGCAACGTCGGCATGCTGGGCGCGGATTACGCCGGCTACTTCCCTGCCGGCGACGCGCCGGCGCTGGCTGCGCTGCTGCGCGCCTGCCAAGACCCCGCATCCGGCCTGCTCGCGCGGCTGGCTGCACAATGCGCCCTGCGCGCGCCCCTGTTCGCGCCCGCCGCCGAGCGCAGCGCCGTGCTGCGCCTGGCCCAAGACCTGCTGGAAGCCCCATGA
- a CDS encoding PAS domain-containing hybrid sensor histidine kinase/response regulator: MGSSNAAGEAGRLLLATDWSATPLGPMDRWPQALRIAASICLNSRFPMFVWWGPDAINIYNDAYIPMLGKRHPAAFGKPAHDSWSDIWAVVGAQHKAVMDTGEPTWNERVLLVMERNGFPEDTWFTWSYSPIHDDDGGIGGMFCAVTEETGRVLAERERDRLMREAQDAARTLRTWFDNAPGFVGLLRGPDFVFELVNEAYRQLVAHRRLEGLALLDALPELTSQGYFELLQQVYESGEPFVGRGARVVLQQAPGAAPEERFVDFLYQPVRDGSGAVVGIFVQGHDVTDQVQAAAALEEANQRKDEFLATLAHELRNPLAPIRQAARLARTSPDPQQQQWALNVVERQVGHMALLLDDLLDVSRISRGKLELRLAAVDLKAVVDSAVEMAAPLIESGGHRLDVQLPDHPVQLTVDPVRIAQVLTNLLSNAAKYTDPGGRIRLSAEEDGGWLRLRVRDNGIGLSPEHVDAIFGMFSQVTAAAERAQGGLGIGLALSRGLAALHGGSLEARSEGPGRGSEFTVSLPLPLPARASEPAAPAGEMAPAAASDAAHPRRILIADDNADALTTMTLLLEMEGHEVHGAADGEQALARAEALRPDIVILDIGMPRLSGHEVATRIRATEWGQHARLIALTGWGQAHDQERARAAGFDHHCTKPVDLGELLALLGPRP; encoded by the coding sequence ATGGGCAGCAGCAACGCCGCCGGCGAAGCGGGGCGCCTGCTGCTCGCGACCGACTGGTCGGCCACGCCGCTGGGCCCCATGGATCGGTGGCCACAGGCGCTGCGCATCGCCGCCAGCATCTGCCTCAATTCGCGCTTCCCCATGTTCGTGTGGTGGGGCCCGGACGCGATCAACATCTACAACGACGCCTACATCCCCATGCTGGGCAAGCGGCATCCCGCGGCCTTCGGCAAGCCTGCCCACGACAGCTGGAGCGACATCTGGGCCGTCGTCGGGGCGCAGCACAAGGCCGTGATGGATACCGGCGAGCCCACCTGGAACGAGCGCGTGCTGCTCGTGATGGAGCGCAACGGCTTTCCCGAGGACACCTGGTTCACCTGGTCGTACAGCCCGATCCACGACGACGATGGCGGCATTGGCGGGATGTTCTGCGCCGTGACGGAGGAGACCGGCCGCGTGCTCGCCGAACGCGAACGCGACCGCCTCATGCGCGAGGCGCAGGACGCCGCGCGCACCCTGCGCACCTGGTTCGACAACGCGCCCGGCTTCGTCGGCCTGTTGCGTGGCCCGGACTTCGTCTTCGAGCTGGTGAACGAGGCCTACCGGCAACTGGTGGCGCATCGGAGGCTGGAAGGCCTGGCGCTGCTCGATGCCTTGCCCGAACTCACCAGCCAGGGCTATTTCGAACTGCTGCAGCAGGTCTACGAGTCCGGCGAGCCCTTCGTCGGCCGCGGCGCGCGCGTCGTCCTGCAGCAGGCGCCCGGCGCGGCGCCCGAAGAGCGCTTCGTCGACTTCCTCTACCAGCCGGTGCGCGATGGCAGCGGCGCGGTGGTCGGCATCTTCGTGCAGGGCCACGACGTCACCGACCAGGTGCAGGCGGCCGCGGCGCTGGAGGAGGCCAACCAGCGCAAGGACGAATTCCTGGCGACCCTGGCGCACGAGTTGCGCAACCCGCTGGCGCCGATCCGGCAGGCCGCGCGGCTCGCGCGCACCTCGCCCGACCCGCAGCAGCAGCAGTGGGCGCTGAACGTGGTGGAGCGCCAGGTGGGCCACATGGCGCTGCTGCTGGACGACCTGCTGGACGTGTCGCGCATCTCGCGCGGCAAGCTGGAACTGCGGCTCGCGGCGGTGGACCTGAAGGCTGTCGTCGATTCCGCCGTCGAAATGGCCGCGCCGCTGATCGAGTCCGGCGGCCACCGGCTGGACGTGCAGCTGCCGGACCATCCCGTGCAGTTGACGGTCGATCCGGTGCGGATTGCGCAGGTGCTGACCAACCTGCTGTCCAACGCCGCGAAGTACACGGACCCGGGCGGGCGCATCCGCCTGTCCGCCGAGGAAGACGGAGGCTGGCTGCGGCTGCGCGTGCGGGACAACGGCATCGGCCTGTCGCCCGAACACGTGGACGCGATCTTCGGCATGTTCTCGCAGGTCACGGCCGCGGCCGAACGCGCGCAGGGCGGCCTGGGCATCGGCCTCGCGCTGAGCCGCGGGCTGGCGGCCCTGCACGGCGGCAGCCTCGAAGCCCGCAGCGAAGGGCCGGGGCGGGGCTCGGAGTTCACGGTGTCGCTGCCGCTGCCGCTGCCGGCGCGCGCTTCCGAGCCTGCGGCGCCGGCCGGCGAAATGGCGCCGGCCGCCGCGAGCGACGCCGCGCACCCGCGCCGCATCCTGATCGCGGACGACAACGCCGACGCCCTCACCACCATGACGCTGCTGCTGGAGATGGAGGGCCACGAGGTGCATGGCGCGGCCGACGGCGAACAGGCGCTGGCCCGGGCCGAGGCGCTGCGGCCGGACATAGTCATCCTCGACATCGGCATGCCGCGCCTGAGCGGCCACGAGGTGGCGACGCGCATCCGCGCGACCGAGTGGGGCCAGCACGCGCGGCTGATCGCCCTCACGGGCTGGGGCCAGGCGCACGACCAGGAGCGGGCGCGCGCGGCGGGCTTCGACCACCATTGCACCAAGCCGGTGGACCTGGGCGAACTGCTGGCGCTGCTCGGCCCGCGGCCCTGA
- the selD gene encoding selenide, water dikinase SelD — protein MNAPLKPTAAEPRLTSLSHGGGCGCKIAPGVLSEILRGTNKMPIPPQLLVGIETADDAAVYQLNDEQALIATTDFFMPIVDDAFDFGRIAATNAISDVYAMGGTPIMALALVGMPISVLSTATIGRILEGGESVCRAAGIPIAGGHTIDSVEPIYGLVALGLVHPKRVKRNADARAGDVLVLGKPLGVGVLSAALKKEKLDAAGYERMIATTTRLNTPGPELAALDGVHALTDVTGFGLAGHGLELARGARLAAVIDWAKVPVLEGVRELAQAGFITGASGRNWAGYGAEVALPAGFADADQALLADPQTSGGLLVSCTKESVDQVLAIFRRHGFGQAAVIGEVQAQAGGKPLTIR, from the coding sequence ATGAACGCACCGCTGAAACCCACTGCCGCCGAACCCCGCCTCACCTCGCTGTCGCATGGCGGCGGCTGCGGCTGCAAGATCGCCCCCGGCGTGCTGTCCGAGATCCTCCGCGGCACGAACAAGATGCCGATCCCGCCGCAGCTGCTGGTGGGCATCGAGACCGCCGACGATGCCGCCGTCTACCAGCTGAACGACGAACAGGCGCTGATCGCCACCACCGACTTCTTCATGCCGATCGTCGACGACGCCTTCGACTTCGGCCGCATCGCCGCCACCAACGCGATCTCCGACGTCTACGCCATGGGCGGCACGCCGATCATGGCGCTGGCCCTGGTCGGCATGCCGATCAGCGTGCTGAGCACCGCCACCATCGGCCGCATCCTCGAAGGCGGCGAGTCGGTCTGCCGCGCGGCAGGCATTCCCATCGCCGGCGGCCACACCATCGATTCGGTCGAGCCGATCTACGGCCTGGTGGCGCTGGGCCTGGTGCATCCGAAGCGCGTCAAGCGCAATGCCGACGCGCGCGCCGGCGACGTGCTGGTGCTGGGCAAGCCGCTGGGCGTCGGCGTGCTCTCCGCCGCGCTGAAGAAGGAAAAGCTCGATGCCGCCGGCTACGAGCGCATGATCGCCACCACCACGCGCCTGAACACGCCCGGCCCCGAGCTGGCCGCGTTGGACGGCGTGCATGCGCTGACCGACGTCACCGGCTTCGGCCTCGCCGGCCACGGCCTCGAACTCGCGCGCGGCGCCAGGCTGGCGGCCGTCATCGACTGGGCCAAGGTGCCCGTGCTGGAAGGCGTGCGTGAACTGGCGCAGGCTGGCTTCATCACCGGCGCATCCGGCCGTAATTGGGCCGGCTATGGTGCGGAGGTGGCGTTGCCCGCTGGCTTCGCCGACGCCGACCAGGCGCTGCTGGCCGATCCGCAGACCAGCGGCGGCCTGCTGGTGTCCTGCACGAAGGAAAGCGTCGACCAGGTGCTGGCCATCTTCCGCCGCCACGGCTTCGGCCAGGCCGCGGTGATCGGCGAAGTGCAGGCGCAGGCCGGCGGCAAGCCGCTCACGATCCGCTGA
- a CDS encoding DEAD/DEAH box helicase has product MTNETSQTEVANGFAALGLAPELLAAVADLGFTQPTSVQQQAIGLAMAGEAGYNDLMVSSQTGSGKTAAFLLPVLHTLIAQKAEEVAAEKQAYEQALASGDAPAKKKRTNPLSARNFKAAVPGALILCPTRELAQQVAHDAIDLVKHTRGLRIACVVGGMPYQMQIARLQNADLVVATPGRLLDLQRSLQIKLDKVQFLVVDEADRMLDLGFSEDLAEVHQLTANRHQTMMFSATFAPRIQQLATRVMRQPKRIEVSSPQEKHANIEQKLFWADNASHKRQLLDHWLRDTKIDQAIVFASTKIECDGLAEDLQQAGFAAVSLHGDLSQGLRNRRLMALRQGQVQFLVATDVAARGIDVPTITHVFNYGLPMKSEDYTHRIGRTGRAGRDGLAVTFAEFRERRKIGDIEHYSKQRFDAETIPGLEPKSRFEPRPARTGFGGKPGRPGERRGGGFGDRNGYGKHSGFGAKSFGPRDGRGFGGQADGRGFSGQGDARGFGGQGDARGFGGQADPRGAVGERDRGFGSRDRSFGSRDGGRGRPSR; this is encoded by the coding sequence ATGACCAACGAAACCTCTCAAACCGAGGTGGCCAACGGCTTTGCCGCGCTGGGCCTCGCCCCCGAACTCCTGGCCGCCGTGGCGGACCTGGGCTTCACCCAACCGACTTCCGTGCAGCAGCAGGCCATCGGCCTCGCGATGGCCGGTGAAGCGGGCTACAACGACCTGATGGTCTCCAGCCAGACCGGCAGCGGCAAGACCGCGGCCTTCCTGCTGCCCGTGCTGCACACGCTGATCGCGCAGAAGGCCGAAGAGGTCGCCGCCGAGAAGCAGGCTTACGAGCAGGCGCTCGCCTCCGGCGATGCGCCCGCGAAGAAGAAGCGCACCAACCCGCTGTCGGCTCGCAACTTCAAGGCCGCCGTGCCCGGCGCGCTGATCCTGTGCCCCACGCGCGAGCTGGCGCAGCAGGTGGCGCACGACGCCATCGACCTGGTGAAGCACACGCGCGGCCTGCGCATTGCCTGCGTGGTGGGCGGCATGCCTTACCAGATGCAGATCGCCCGCCTGCAGAACGCCGACCTCGTGGTCGCCACGCCCGGCCGCCTGCTGGACCTGCAGCGCTCGCTGCAGATCAAGCTGGACAAGGTGCAGTTCCTGGTCGTCGACGAAGCCGACCGCATGCTGGACCTGGGCTTCTCCGAAGACCTGGCCGAAGTGCACCAGCTGACGGCCAACCGCCACCAGACGATGATGTTCAGCGCCACGTTCGCGCCGCGCATCCAGCAACTGGCCACGCGCGTCATGCGCCAGCCGAAGCGCATCGAGGTCTCCTCGCCGCAGGAAAAGCACGCCAACATCGAGCAGAAGCTGTTCTGGGCCGACAACGCCTCGCACAAGCGCCAGCTGCTGGACCACTGGCTGCGCGACACCAAGATCGACCAGGCCATCGTGTTCGCTTCGACCAAGATCGAATGCGATGGGCTGGCCGAGGACCTGCAGCAGGCCGGCTTTGCCGCCGTTTCGCTGCACGGCGACCTGTCGCAAGGCCTGCGCAACCGCCGCCTGATGGCGCTGCGCCAGGGCCAGGTGCAATTCCTGGTGGCGACCGACGTGGCCGCGCGCGGCATCGACGTGCCGACGATCACGCACGTGTTCAACTATGGCCTGCCGATGAAGAGCGAGGACTACACGCACCGCATCGGCCGCACCGGCCGCGCGGGCCGCGACGGCCTCGCCGTGACTTTCGCCGAGTTCCGCGAGCGCCGCAAGATCGGCGACATCGAGCATTACAGCAAGCAGCGCTTCGACGCCGAGACCATTCCCGGCCTGGAGCCGAAGTCGCGCTTCGAACCGCGTCCGGCCCGCACGGGCTTCGGCGGCAAGCCGGGTCGCCCCGGCGAGCGCCGCGGCGGCGGCTTCGGTGACCGCAACGGCTACGGCAAGCACTCGGGCTTCGGCGCCAAGTCCTTCGGCCCGCGCGATGGCCGCGGTTTCGGCGGCCAGGCCGACGGCCGTGGCTTCAGCGGCCAGGGCGATGCCCGTGGCTTCGGTGGCCAGGGCGATGCCCGCGGCTTCGGTGGCCAGGCCGACCCGCGCGGCGCCGTTGGCGAGCGTGACCGCGGTTTCGGTTCGCGTGACCGCAGCTTCGGCTCCCGCGACGGCGGCCGCGGTCGGCCCTCGCGCTGA
- the glgC gene encoding glucose-1-phosphate adenylyltransferase, whose protein sequence is MKEQNHVLDAVEGLALDDAQTDRLILSRQLPKRTIALVLAGGRGSRLMDLTDRRAKPAVYFGGKFRIIDFALSNCINSGIRRIGVLTQYKSHSLLRHLQRGWNFLRGEANEFIDLLPAQQRVNEAYWYRGTADAITQNLDILKAYGPEYILVLAGDHIYKQDYSLMLLDHVRSGAKCTVGCIEVPRMEATGFGVMHVDGGRRITDFLEKPADPPPMPGKPDRALASMGIYVFHADYLYSLLEADLGADGDHDFGKNIIPLVVKEGGAIAHPLNLSSVPRASRENPYWRDVGTVDAFWSANLDLAGDMPELNLYDNEWPIWTYQEQLPPAKFVPDERGMNGETANVLISGGCVVVGSNIRHAVLFSNVRVQSSCTIHEAVIMPDCVINRGCRLTKVVIDRGVELAEGTVIGEDAEADSQRFYRSPSGVVLVTKEMLAKP, encoded by the coding sequence ATGAAGGAGCAGAACCACGTGCTCGACGCCGTCGAAGGGCTCGCCCTGGACGACGCCCAGACCGACCGCTTGATCCTCAGCCGCCAGCTGCCCAAGCGCACGATCGCGCTGGTGCTGGCCGGCGGCCGCGGCTCGCGGCTGATGGACCTGACCGACCGGCGCGCCAAGCCGGCCGTGTACTTCGGCGGCAAGTTCCGCATCATCGACTTCGCGCTGTCGAACTGCATCAACTCGGGCATCCGCCGCATCGGCGTGCTCACCCAGTACAAGTCGCACTCGCTGCTGCGTCACCTGCAGCGCGGCTGGAACTTCCTGCGCGGCGAGGCCAACGAGTTCATCGACCTGCTGCCGGCGCAGCAGCGCGTGAACGAGGCCTATTGGTACCGCGGCACCGCCGACGCGATCACGCAGAACCTGGACATCCTGAAGGCCTACGGCCCCGAGTACATCCTGGTGCTGGCCGGCGACCACATCTACAAGCAGGACTACTCGCTGATGCTGCTGGACCACGTGCGCAGCGGCGCCAAGTGCACGGTGGGCTGCATCGAGGTGCCGCGCATGGAGGCCACCGGCTTCGGCGTGATGCACGTCGACGGCGGCCGGCGCATCACCGACTTCCTGGAGAAGCCGGCCGACCCGCCGCCGATGCCCGGCAAGCCGGACCGCGCACTCGCCAGCATGGGCATCTACGTGTTCCATGCGGACTACCTGTATTCGCTGCTGGAAGCCGACCTGGGCGCCGACGGCGACCACGACTTCGGCAAGAACATCATCCCGCTGGTGGTGAAGGAAGGCGGCGCCATCGCGCATCCGCTCAACCTGTCCAGCGTGCCGCGCGCGAGCCGCGAGAACCCGTACTGGCGCGACGTCGGCACGGTCGACGCCTTCTGGTCGGCCAACCTGGACCTGGCCGGCGACATGCCGGAGCTGAACCTGTACGACAACGAGTGGCCGATCTGGACTTACCAGGAGCAGCTGCCGCCCGCGAAGTTCGTGCCGGACGAGCGCGGCATGAACGGCGAAACGGCCAACGTGCTGATTTCCGGCGGCTGCGTCGTGGTCGGCTCCAACATCCGGCACGCGGTGCTGTTCTCCAACGTGCGCGTGCAGTCGTCCTGCACCATCCACGAAGCGGTGATCATGCCGGACTGCGTCATCAACCGCGGCTGCCGCCTGACCAAGGTGGTCATCGACCGCGGCGTCGAGCTGGCCGAAGGCACGGTGATCGGCGAGGACGCCGAGGCGGACAGCCAGCGCTTCTACCGCAGCCCGAGCGGTGTCGTACTGGTCACCAAGGAAATGCTGGCCAAGCCCTGA
- a CDS encoding multidrug effflux MFS transporter has translation MNPQAQEIWTAPRWALAALLALLGMLGPFSIDTYIPAFSGIAQALDASPAAMQQTLSAYLFGFAFMNLIHGALADSFGRRPVVLWGIAVFTLASAGCALSQNIAQLVFFRLLQGLSTGAGIVVSRAVVRDMFPADQAQKVMSQITIYFGVAPAVAPIVGGWLLVHLGWHSIFWFLVLVGVLLWSANYKLLPETLHPTHRQPFNLRNLLRGYWQLGANPRFLLLALASGIPFNGMFLYVLSAPAFLGEHLHLAPTEFFWFFLLSIGGIMAGSFASGRLAGKIEPQQQIRWGFAVMVTISVINVIANFLFEPRASWALLPIAVFAFGWALMVPVVTLLVLDLYPQRRGMASSLQACVGSAANGVVAGAIAPLVMHSTQALALSSLLMMSVGLVAWVFLRRMWPETGRGAIA, from the coding sequence ATGAATCCCCAAGCCCAGGAAATCTGGACCGCGCCCCGGTGGGCGCTGGCCGCCCTGCTTGCCCTGCTGGGCATGCTGGGCCCGTTCTCCATCGACACCTACATCCCGGCCTTCTCCGGCATCGCCCAGGCGCTGGATGCCAGCCCGGCGGCGATGCAGCAGACGCTGTCGGCCTACCTGTTCGGCTTCGCCTTCATGAACCTGATCCACGGCGCGCTGGCGGACAGCTTCGGTCGCCGGCCCGTGGTGCTGTGGGGCATCGCGGTGTTCACGCTCGCCTCGGCCGGCTGCGCGCTGTCGCAGAACATCGCGCAGCTGGTGTTCTTCCGGCTGCTGCAGGGGCTGTCCACCGGCGCCGGCATCGTGGTTTCGCGCGCGGTGGTGCGCGACATGTTCCCGGCGGACCAGGCGCAGAAGGTGATGAGCCAGATCACCATCTACTTCGGCGTGGCGCCGGCCGTCGCGCCCATCGTCGGCGGCTGGCTGCTGGTGCACCTGGGCTGGCACTCGATCTTCTGGTTCCTGGTGCTCGTGGGCGTGCTGCTGTGGAGCGCCAACTACAAGCTGCTGCCGGAGACGCTGCACCCTACGCATCGCCAGCCCTTCAACCTGCGCAACCTGCTGCGCGGCTACTGGCAGCTGGGCGCCAACCCGCGCTTCCTGCTGCTGGCGCTGGCCAGCGGCATCCCCTTCAACGGCATGTTCCTCTACGTGCTGTCGGCGCCGGCCTTCCTGGGCGAGCACCTGCACCTGGCGCCCACCGAGTTCTTCTGGTTCTTCCTGCTGTCCATCGGCGGCATCATGGCCGGCTCCTTCGCCAGCGGGCGGCTGGCCGGCAAGATCGAGCCGCAACAGCAGATCCGCTGGGGCTTCGCGGTGATGGTGACCATCTCCGTCATCAACGTCATCGCCAACTTCCTGTTCGAGCCGCGCGCCAGCTGGGCGCTGCTGCCCATCGCGGTGTTCGCGTTCGGCTGGGCGCTGATGGTGCCGGTGGTCACGCTGCTGGTGCTGGACCTCTATCCGCAGCGGCGCGGCATGGCGTCCTCGCTGCAGGCCTGCGTCGGTTCGGCCGCCAACGGCGTCGTGGCCGGCGCGATCGCGCCGCTGGTGATGCACTCGACGCAGGCGCTCGCGCTGTCCTCGCTGCTGATGATGAGCGTGGGCCTCGTGGCCTGGGTGTTCCTGCGCCGGATGTGGCCCGAGACCGGGCGCGGCGCCATCGCCTGA